One Roseburia rectibacter DNA window includes the following coding sequences:
- a CDS encoding type II secretion system F family protein yields MDYRKYQCNLWERLGCVVAGIILTAAISWLFYRSWYGMVLVIPVNYLIVSYYKKKKKDERAKKLMIEFRDAIQSVAAALLAGYSIENAWKEAEREVMGLYGKEAMITQELIRMNTEIKLNRNVEEILHDLATRSGVEEIESFAEIFGFAKRSGGDFAGIIRTTAMRISAKIEVEREVDTVIAGKKLEGKIMSVMPFLILTYLNLASKEFIDPLYGNLSGVFVMSAALLIFAGAMAINRRISDIKV; encoded by the coding sequence ATGGATTATCGTAAATACCAGTGCAATCTGTGGGAACGACTGGGGTGTGTTGTAGCGGGAATAATATTAACAGCAGCAATTTCATGGCTGTTTTACCGTTCATGGTATGGCATGGTGTTAGTCATACCTGTAAATTATCTGATCGTTTCATATTACAAAAAAAAGAAAAAAGATGAACGCGCAAAAAAATTAATGATAGAATTTCGGGATGCAATTCAGTCTGTTGCAGCAGCACTGCTTGCAGGATATTCCATTGAGAATGCATGGAAAGAAGCAGAGCGGGAAGTTATGGGGCTGTATGGAAAAGAGGCAATGATCACACAGGAATTGATCCGGATGAATACAGAAATTAAATTGAACCGGAATGTGGAAGAAATTTTACATGATCTGGCAACGCGGAGCGGGGTGGAAGAAATTGAAAGTTTTGCAGAGATTTTTGGTTTTGCGAAAAGAAGTGGAGGAGATTTTGCAGGAATTATAAGGACGACTGCAATGCGGATCTCAGCTAAAATAGAAGTGGAGAGGGAAGTGGACACAGTTATTGCCGGGAAAAAACTGGAAGGAAAGATTATGAGCGTAATGCCATTTCTCATTCTTACATATCTGAACCTTGCATCGAAAGAATTTATCGATCCTTTATATGGAAATCTGTCAGGGGTATTTGTCATGAGTGCAGCATTATTGATTTTTGCAGGGGCAATGGCAATAAACAGACGAATTTCAGATATTAAAGTATAA
- a CDS encoding flagellin N-terminal helical domain-containing protein, translating to MRINYNVSAAIANKHLLGIEDNLSASMERLSSGLKINHSKDNPAGMAISNKMKAQIDGLNRASQNASDGISVIQIADGALSETTSILQRMRELSVQAASDATMAPADKEAIQKEITSLKDEVDRISTDTEYNSKSLLDGSLDTRVYTKNATRVDISDHVKAGQYQLSIDTAATQAGPVTANQNYNSTAAIGASGTMSINGSKVEIEATDTYAEAFEKIRNAAETGETTVKIETNGALSFTAEQYGMSSILEIAFDDKQLANALGFTAAGGNSVVEDPENKGSYVYGQIQNGKVIVPSGTDAEVTLTKPGDGTGFGDTATVKTDGNKITVTDRAGFEMSFLADAGYTGDLDFDVTDIGTMALHIGANEDQETKVRIPEVSCKSLYIDDVDVTTVNGAGRGITQFDDAISKVSEVRSRLGAYQNRLESTVSSLDTFEENMTGAQSRLTDADMASEMTDYTHQNVLNQAAISVLTQANDLPQQVLQILQ from the coding sequence ATGAGAATTAATTACAATGTGTCGGCAGCGATTGCGAATAAACATTTACTTGGCATTGAGGATAATTTAAGTGCATCGATGGAACGGCTTTCATCGGGACTTAAGATCAACCATTCCAAGGACAATCCGGCAGGAATGGCTATTTCCAACAAGATGAAAGCACAGATTGATGGTTTAAACCGGGCTTCCCAGAATGCATCGGATGGTATTTCTGTTATTCAGATTGCGGATGGTGCTCTGAGTGAAACGACCAGTATTTTACAGCGTATGAGAGAACTTTCCGTGCAGGCAGCGAGTGATGCAACAATGGCACCGGCGGATAAAGAAGCAATCCAGAAAGAAATCACTTCATTAAAAGATGAAGTTGACCGTATTTCTACAGATACAGAATATAACAGCAAATCACTTTTAGATGGTTCATTAGATACCAGGGTTTACACCAAAAATGCAACAAGAGTGGACATTTCTGATCATGTGAAAGCAGGACAGTATCAGCTTTCCATTGATACTGCAGCTACACAGGCCGGACCGGTGACAGCAAATCAGAATTATAATTCCACAGCAGCGATCGGCGCATCCGGAACGATGAGTATTAATGGTTCTAAAGTAGAGATAGAGGCAACTGACACTTATGCGGAGGCTTTTGAGAAGATCCGGAATGCTGCAGAGACTGGTGAAACAACCGTTAAGATTGAAACGAATGGAGCACTTTCATTTACCGCAGAACAGTACGGAATGTCAAGCATCTTAGAGATCGCATTTGATGATAAGCAGCTTGCTAATGCACTTGGATTTACAGCAGCCGGAGGAAACAGTGTTGTAGAAGATCCAGAGAATAAAGGCAGCTATGTATACGGACAGATTCAGAATGGCAAAGTGATCGTACCTTCCGGTACGGATGCCGAAGTAACGCTCACAAAACCGGGTGATGGAACCGGGTTTGGTGATACAGCTACGGTAAAAACGGATGGAAATAAGATTACGGTTACAGACAGAGCCGGATTTGAGATGTCATTTCTTGCTGATGCAGGTTATACGGGTGATTTGGATTTTGATGTTACAGATATTGGAACAATGGCACTTCATATCGGTGCAAACGAGGATCAGGAGACAAAAGTGCGCATTCCGGAAGTATCCTGCAAGAGTCTGTATATTGATGATGTAGATGTAACAACTGTAAATGGTGCCGGCAGAGGTATTACACAGTTTGATGATGCTATTTCAAAGGTCAGCGAAGTGCGCTCAAGACTTGGTGCATACCAGAACCGCCTTGAGAGTACAGTATCAAGTCTGGATACTTTTGAGGAAAATATGACAGGAGCCCAGTCACGTCTGACGGATGCGGATATGGCGTCAGAGATGACAGATTATACACATCAGAATGTATTGAATCAGGCAGCAATTTCTGTTTTGACACAGGCAAATGATCTGCCACAGCAGGTATTGCAGATTCTGCAGTAA
- a CDS encoding TadE/TadG family type IV pilus assembly protein translates to MFLTEKENIKNTIYKKRSLPENDNILSHQAEACRCQETPPCSWLEGSFTLEAAVILPVMTLFFVMILMFFRVMQVQMEVQKALDVTGRRMAVLAVLENEEDAAKIGIAAANVLFKKNIKENDNINHYVVNKAAGISLAKSKFTGDQINLVASYRIKIPVWMSGKSQLKISQHAVCRKWTGWTGNSADQEVWVYVAERGSVYHTSRECTYLALSVSSVSCTELEKKRNKYGEKYRECEICAEKQKQDTVFITDQGNRFHYDLNCSGIKRTIYMIRLSEVGNRKQCSRCIN, encoded by the coding sequence GTGTTTCTTACTGAGAAAGAGAATATAAAAAATACAATATACAAAAAAAGATCTCTCCCGGAAAATGATAATATTCTTTCTCATCAGGCGGAGGCCTGCCGCTGTCAGGAGACACCGCCATGTTCCTGGCTGGAAGGCTCATTTACGTTAGAGGCGGCTGTGATACTGCCGGTTATGACATTGTTTTTTGTGATGATTTTAATGTTTTTCCGGGTTATGCAGGTACAGATGGAAGTCCAGAAGGCATTAGATGTTACCGGGCGCAGGATGGCAGTACTGGCTGTTCTTGAAAATGAAGAAGATGCGGCAAAGATTGGCATTGCTGCCGCAAATGTTCTTTTTAAGAAAAATATAAAAGAAAATGATAATATTAACCACTATGTAGTTAATAAAGCGGCAGGTATTAGTCTGGCGAAGTCAAAATTTACAGGAGATCAGATAAATCTGGTAGCATCTTATCGTATAAAAATACCAGTGTGGATGTCTGGAAAATCACAACTTAAAATCAGCCAGCATGCAGTATGCCGTAAATGGACCGGGTGGACGGGAAATAGTGCTGATCAGGAAGTATGGGTGTATGTGGCAGAAAGAGGGAGTGTTTATCATACATCAAGAGAGTGTACATATTTAGCATTGTCAGTATCTTCTGTTAGTTGTACAGAATTAGAGAAAAAACGGAATAAATATGGAGAAAAGTACCGCGAATGTGAAATATGTGCGGAAAAACAAAAACAGGACACCGTGTTTATTACCGATCAGGGAAACAGATTTCATTATGATCTAAATTGCAGTGGAATTAAGCGCACGATTTATATGATACGTTTATCGGAAGTGGGAAACAGGAAACAATGCAGTAGATGCATAAATTAG
- a CDS encoding DUF2508 family protein, with product MQIVFYNFSVFCIEWKFCDYTKNKEYFRRRNTMFRFFQPEKTNDAHYTVLMNDLHQTAQDLQDAYRNLENVIDPDMIDCCIYELYSVQMRYKFLLASIKKIEDSYTKNPLEVSKS from the coding sequence ATGCAAATAGTTTTTTACAATTTTTCCGTTTTTTGTATAGAATGGAAATTTTGTGATTATACTAAGAATAAAGAATATTTCAGACGGAGGAATACTATGTTTCGTTTTTTTCAACCAGAAAAAACAAATGATGCGCATTATACGGTGCTAATGAATGACCTCCATCAGACTGCGCAGGATCTGCAGGATGCATACCGAAATTTAGAAAATGTAATTGATCCGGATATGATCGACTGCTGCATCTATGAATTATATTCTGTGCAAATGCGCTATAAATTTTTACTTGCAAGCATAAAAAAAATAGAGGATTCCTATACTAAGAATCCTCTGGAAGTATCTAAATCCTGA
- a CDS encoding P-loop NTPase family protein, with protein MHKLDVAFCDTNETYGERFATYLMEHKAKEFTVHLFREPELFLQKIKSEKYDLVILGSGFLELGEQAELLEMAILILSENMPKQLAEDNTYLQPGKKRTVIFKYQPMEMILHEIMAVTGGKKTGKEIFTDRFGKLEIIGVYSPIRHEMQMPFSMVLSSILAKQRRVLYINLMQSTGFLKLFDSQAEYDMGDLVLRLRKGIIESGQFLRNVYEMGDFSYVAPFRNPEQLGEFQMNDYLQLLEYLEENTEFDTVVFDLGTGVYSIAVFLEHCSSIYCPVKEGYFYECQKEEFVHYLELAKKGELFKRLQFVNLPFTAKGIRGGGNMLEQLIWSEFGDYIREYLAGDVYGEI; from the coding sequence TTGCATAAACTTGATGTGGCATTCTGTGATACGAATGAAACGTATGGGGAAAGATTTGCTACATATCTGATGGAACATAAGGCAAAAGAATTTACGGTTCATTTATTTCGGGAGCCGGAACTGTTTTTACAGAAGATAAAGAGTGAAAAATATGATCTGGTCATACTTGGAAGTGGCTTTTTGGAACTGGGAGAACAGGCAGAGCTTTTGGAAATGGCGATACTGATTCTGTCAGAAAATATGCCGAAACAGTTGGCAGAGGATAATACTTATCTGCAGCCGGGAAAAAAGCGGACTGTTATTTTTAAATATCAGCCGATGGAGATGATTCTTCATGAAATAATGGCAGTGACAGGAGGAAAAAAAACAGGAAAGGAGATATTTACAGACAGGTTTGGCAAATTGGAGATCATAGGAGTATATTCTCCTATCCGTCATGAAATGCAGATGCCGTTTTCTATGGTACTGTCTTCTATACTGGCAAAACAAAGGAGAGTATTGTATATCAATCTGATGCAGAGTACCGGATTTTTAAAGCTGTTTGACAGTCAGGCAGAATACGATATGGGGGATTTGGTTCTTCGACTGAGAAAAGGGATAATAGAATCTGGACAGTTTTTGCGGAATGTATATGAAATGGGAGATTTTTCATATGTTGCACCATTTCGTAATCCGGAACAGCTTGGGGAGTTTCAGATGAACGATTACCTGCAGTTGTTGGAATATTTGGAAGAGAACACGGAGTTTGATACGGTTGTGTTTGATCTTGGAACCGGGGTTTATTCCATTGCAGTTTTTCTGGAACATTGCAGCAGCATTTATTGTCCGGTAAAAGAAGGGTATTTCTATGAGTGTCAGAAAGAAGAATTTGTTCATTACCTGGAACTGGCAAAGAAAGGAGAACTGTTCAAAAGATTGCAATTTGTAAATCTTCCTTTTACTGCGAAGGGAATCCGTGGTGGTGGAAATATGTTGGAACAGCTTATATGGAGTGAATTTGGTGACTATATAAGAGAATATCTGGCAGGGGATGTTTATGGAGAAATATAG
- a CDS encoding DUF5702 domain-containing protein → MKTEAEGSLTIFSALSLLLILSFLLALLEGARVSGLKMMDTLAAETGMDCVAAEYQPVLWNKYHLLYLDGAYGSEQFEEHKVSSRVMEYVAGNLSKSGENSMFRTKLCEAALMEYMLATDNEGTGMLRQAAAYMKQHLPEDIAKKMYQQYQDGQQAQENGKTDYSVEDADQAIVNAKKEKEEDNIVQDKANEDQVQDAEKEKAESPIQVVLQLKQNAVLGMTIPDMSSVSSNAVELKDTVSKRQCETGTYHAKKTEKLNVFDRVMVLEYIEKYFSSYTEPGKGDLAYEMEYILCGKETDRQNLESSVERLMLMREAANVAHIIADREKLNQTLIIATSLAGFSGNPVIVKIVQIGVVAAWAYVESILDLRTLLSGGKIALMKSSSEWNVDIKKIGELVTDGGKAKECKDGLNYQGYVKQLLFAVKEKKIAYRMMDIMEFAIQKEENSKNARMDHMIGNMTCEMRFEAEPLFAKSNSHGGQKLGRYTFVKHQKMSYSNE, encoded by the coding sequence ATGAAAACAGAGGCAGAAGGAAGTCTGACAATATTTTCTGCTTTAAGTCTGCTGCTGATCTTATCGTTTCTGCTTGCACTATTAGAGGGGGCGAGGGTATCAGGATTAAAGATGATGGACACTCTCGCGGCAGAAACAGGGATGGATTGTGTTGCAGCAGAATATCAGCCTGTGTTGTGGAATAAATATCATCTGCTGTATCTGGATGGTGCATATGGATCAGAGCAGTTTGAGGAACATAAAGTGAGTTCACGTGTAATGGAATATGTTGCTGGAAATTTGTCAAAATCCGGAGAAAACAGCATGTTTCGGACAAAGTTATGTGAGGCTGCGCTGATGGAATATATGTTGGCAACAGATAATGAAGGAACAGGGATGCTGCGTCAGGCGGCAGCATACATGAAGCAACATCTGCCTGAAGACATTGCAAAGAAAATGTATCAGCAGTATCAGGATGGACAACAGGCACAGGAGAATGGAAAAACAGATTACAGTGTGGAAGATGCGGATCAGGCAATCGTAAATGCAAAAAAGGAGAAGGAAGAAGATAACATTGTACAGGATAAAGCGAATGAAGATCAGGTACAGGATGCAGAAAAAGAGAAAGCAGAAAGTCCTATTCAGGTCGTTTTGCAATTAAAGCAGAATGCTGTTCTTGGCATGACGATACCGGATATGTCATCAGTGTCATCAAATGCGGTTGAACTAAAAGATACAGTTTCGAAAAGGCAGTGTGAAACCGGAACGTATCACGCAAAAAAGACAGAAAAACTTAATGTTTTTGACCGTGTTATGGTGTTGGAGTATATTGAAAAGTATTTTTCAAGTTATACAGAGCCGGGGAAGGGAGATCTGGCATATGAAATGGAGTATATTCTGTGTGGGAAAGAAACAGACAGACAAAACTTAGAGTCGTCAGTGGAACGTCTGATGCTTATGAGGGAAGCCGCAAACGTTGCTCACATTATAGCAGACAGAGAAAAATTAAATCAGACGTTAATTATTGCAACATCACTTGCCGGTTTTTCCGGTAATCCGGTGATCGTTAAGATTGTACAGATCGGTGTCGTGGCTGCGTGGGCATATGTAGAAAGTATACTTGATCTGCGCACACTTCTCTCTGGCGGGAAAATTGCACTGATGAAAAGTTCATCAGAATGGAATGTTGATATAAAAAAGATTGGAGAACTCGTGACTGATGGGGGAAAAGCCAAAGAATGTAAAGATGGACTGAATTATCAGGGCTATGTAAAGCAATTGTTATTTGCAGTGAAAGAAAAGAAAATAGCATACCGTATGATGGATATCATGGAATTTGCCATACAAAAGGAAGAGAATAGTAAAAACGCCAGAATGGATCATATGATAGGGAACATGACCTGTGAGATGCGATTTGAAGCGGAGCCTTTGTTTGCAAAAAGCAATTCGCATGGAGGGCAGAAATTAGGCAGATATACTTTTGTTAAGCACCAGAAAATGTCATATAGCAATGAATAA
- a CDS encoding type II secretion system F family protein, producing the protein MVLYIGVLCAAVFVAIIGGKRASPKTSRAAGVMILVSVLAIFVHLSEVMDENSDVKPEFVRPAYGEGDYEEEMTLDVEDVLEEYSYHVVVPEQILSKQDEQRMLEAAQQEIDEEFAKNSDKVQEKVQIQRSYQEGKVSAEWIFEPYDVVDDEGVVVAENIPDEGILVKAEVTLKCESSECFSERYFRVMPKALNEEQKMLQEIEHYLQRQTESTENILKLPNQIDGKKLVWSTKKEYLPEKILFLGIVIVILLPFVDQSREREKEKKRKAVLELQYADMVSNLALLLGAGMTVSSAWNRLTTNYFNERHKKAIYKKEIYEEMQKTVYEIKNGMGEERAYERFGERCGGYRYRKFGNLLAQNLRKGSRGLTNLLEQEAEEAFEERKSMARKLGEEAGTKMLFPMILMLGAVMLILAFPAMHSIEL; encoded by the coding sequence ATGGTTTTGTATATTGGAGTCTTGTGTGCAGCAGTTTTTGTGGCAATTATAGGGGGAAAAAGAGCATCGCCTAAGACAAGCCGTGCAGCAGGGGTGATGATTTTGGTATCTGTCCTGGCGATTTTTGTGCATCTTTCAGAGGTAATGGATGAAAATAGTGATGTAAAACCAGAATTTGTGCGTCCGGCATATGGAGAAGGTGATTATGAGGAAGAAATGACCCTTGATGTAGAAGATGTGTTAGAAGAGTATTCCTATCATGTAGTGGTTCCGGAACAGATACTTTCAAAGCAGGATGAGCAGAGAATGTTAGAGGCTGCGCAGCAGGAGATTGATGAAGAATTTGCAAAAAATAGTGACAAAGTGCAGGAAAAAGTACAAATTCAAAGAAGTTATCAGGAAGGAAAGGTAAGTGCAGAATGGATATTTGAACCGTATGATGTAGTTGATGATGAGGGCGTGGTGGTTGCAGAAAATATACCAGATGAGGGAATTTTGGTAAAAGCTGAAGTGACGTTAAAGTGTGAATCTTCGGAGTGCTTTAGTGAACGGTATTTCCGGGTAATGCCAAAGGCTCTTAATGAAGAACAGAAAATGCTTCAGGAAATTGAACACTATCTGCAAAGACAGACAGAGAGCACAGAAAATATACTGAAACTCCCAAATCAGATTGATGGGAAAAAACTGGTCTGGAGCACGAAAAAAGAGTATTTGCCGGAAAAAATCCTTTTTCTTGGAATCGTGATTGTAATTCTTCTTCCATTTGTAGATCAGTCGCGTGAAAGAGAAAAAGAAAAGAAACGGAAAGCAGTACTGGAATTACAGTATGCGGATATGGTAAGCAATCTGGCGCTTCTGTTGGGGGCAGGAATGACTGTTTCTTCTGCATGGAACAGACTAACAACGAATTATTTTAATGAGCGGCATAAAAAAGCAATTTATAAAAAAGAAATCTATGAGGAAATGCAAAAAACGGTATATGAAATAAAAAATGGAATGGGGGAGGAACGTGCGTATGAGCGTTTTGGAGAGAGGTGTGGAGGATACCGCTATCGCAAATTTGGTAATCTTCTGGCACAGAATTTAAGAAAAGGGAGCAGAGGATTGACAAACCTTTTAGAGCAGGAAGCAGAAGAGGCATTTGAAGAACGAAAAAGTATGGCACGCAAGCTGGGAGAGGAAGCGGGGACAAAAATGTTGTTTCCAATGATTCTGATGCTTGGTGCAGTTATGTTGATACTGGCATTTCCAGCTATGCATTCTATAGAATTATGA
- a CDS encoding Flp1 family type IVb pilin produces MKGLKDFFREEEGVAIIEIVLILVILIGLVVVFKNKITILNNKILTRITTESNKIL; encoded by the coding sequence ATGAAGGGACTTAAAGATTTTTTCAGGGAAGAAGAGGGAGTAGCTATTATCGAGATCGTGTTGATACTGGTTATACTGATCGGACTTGTAGTTGTGTTCAAGAATAAGATTACGATTTTAAATAACAAAATTCTTACTAGGATCACAACGGAAAGTAATAAGATATTATGA
- a CDS encoding flagellar export chaperone FliS produces MKKEQIMDFTRRISQSNRGGLVIVIYDIFFAYIEDAKEAYDNKEWENYKTALRNATKAVSELMSSLDFSYELAGELYRIYVFCRETLAKAMYKRDLKEIELAESLMNKLYTAFAEVMKEDTSAPLMRNTQQVYAGYTYGKNDLVETYQDLDTSRGFLV; encoded by the coding sequence TTGAAAAAAGAACAGATAATGGATTTTACAAGAAGGATCAGCCAGAGTAACAGAGGCGGCCTGGTCATTGTAATTTATGATATTTTTTTCGCGTATATTGAAGATGCAAAAGAGGCATATGATAACAAGGAATGGGAAAATTATAAGACGGCATTACGGAATGCCACAAAGGCTGTCAGCGAATTGATGTCGTCGCTTGATTTTTCTTATGAACTTGCGGGAGAGTTATACCGTATTTATGTATTTTGCAGGGAAACACTTGCAAAAGCGATGTATAAAAGGGACTTGAAAGAGATCGAACTTGCAGAGAGCCTGATGAACAAACTTTATACGGCATTTGCGGAGGTAATGAAAGAAGATACCTCCGCGCCGCTTATGCGTAATACACAGCAGGTTTACGCCGGATATACGTACGGAAAAAATGATTTGGTTGAGACTTATCAGGATTTAGATACTTCCAGAGGATTCTTAGTATAG
- a CDS encoding prepilin peptidase → MLQNTLMLGIFSISAYQDYKKRKINTYFLLTGGIIGLLLHLYSMKLDIVEILFGMGIGVMILFWGFLLGGGVGFADGMILVVSGIFLGFEKNMEVFFAGLFLIGITSLFLSVFKKKGRTYRIPFAPFLLVGYLFVMVMG, encoded by the coding sequence ATGCTACAAAATACATTAATGCTGGGTATTTTTTCAATATCTGCATACCAGGATTATAAAAAAAGAAAAATAAATACATATTTTTTACTGACAGGAGGCATTATAGGGCTTTTACTTCATTTGTATAGCATGAAGTTAGATATAGTAGAGATTTTGTTTGGCATGGGAATTGGAGTTATGATCTTATTTTGGGGTTTTCTGTTAGGTGGGGGTGTTGGATTTGCAGATGGAATGATCCTGGTCGTTAGTGGTATATTCCTTGGATTTGAAAAAAATATGGAGGTATTTTTTGCCGGCTTATTTTTAATAGGAATAACGTCATTATTTTTATCGGTATTCAAAAAGAAAGGACGAACGTACAGGATTCCTTTTGCACCTTTTTTGCTGGTGGGTTATCTGTTCGTGATGGTAATGGGATGA
- a CDS encoding pro-sigmaK processing inhibitor BofA family protein — MSQIQGEWAIIGALGIVLFIVVIGKKMQMLLNFMIRVVLGGIGIIYANDFLASQEIAISVGLNPVSLLTIGILGIGGFALLYGILACKFL, encoded by the coding sequence ATGTCACAGATACAGGGAGAATGGGCAATTATAGGGGCACTTGGAATTGTACTTTTTATCGTTGTGATTGGGAAAAAAATGCAGATGTTACTAAACTTTATGATTCGTGTTGTTTTAGGTGGAATTGGAATTATTTATGCAAATGATTTTCTGGCGTCGCAGGAAATTGCAATTAGTGTTGGATTAAATCCGGTCAGCCTTTTGACAATTGGAATCCTTGGTATAGGCGGGTTTGCGCTGCTTTACGGAATTTTGGCATGTAAATTTTTGTGA
- a CDS encoding CpaF family protein — MFMEKYRWSEEIFEKLRSDIMAALDLSREQNDEEIYRFIETEVEEYSQNNLLTLKEREQLEHLLFNSLRKYDAIQELLEDADVTEIMINGASHIFYEKKGKLFQAQTHFSSEQKLSDVIQQMAGNSNRMVNEASPIVDTRLADGSRVNIVLSPISIDGAAVSIRKFPKTPILMEDLIRIGSITEEAAAFLKVLVAAGYNIFISGGTGSGKTTFLNALSQYIPREERIITIEDSAELRLVDKPNLVRLETRNQMFDGVKPITIRDLIRTALRMRPERIVVGECRGEEALDMLQAMNTGHDGSLSTGHANSCRDMLSRLETMVLMGMELPLAAIRSQIASGLDILVHLGRMRDKSRKVLAITEVIGMQDGEIVLKDLYRYVEKSPDVEMACGKLQQMGTLFNQEKCKRAGITLTDTGE; from the coding sequence ATGTTTATGGAGAAATATAGGTGGAGTGAAGAGATATTTGAAAAACTGAGGTCAGATATCATGGCTGCGCTGGACTTGTCCAGAGAGCAAAATGATGAAGAGATTTACCGGTTTATTGAAACAGAAGTGGAGGAATATTCCCAAAATAACCTGCTGACATTGAAAGAAAGGGAGCAATTAGAACATTTACTATTTAATTCTTTGAGAAAGTATGATGCAATCCAGGAATTATTAGAGGACGCAGATGTAACGGAGATTATGATCAATGGAGCATCACATATTTTTTATGAAAAAAAAGGAAAATTGTTTCAGGCACAGACACATTTTTCTTCCGAACAAAAATTGAGTGATGTGATACAACAGATGGCGGGAAACAGTAATCGTATGGTAAATGAGGCATCTCCGATCGTGGATACAAGATTAGCGGACGGATCACGTGTAAATATTGTTCTTTCACCAATTTCCATAGATGGCGCCGCTGTATCTATCCGGAAATTTCCCAAAACGCCTATTCTGATGGAGGATCTGATACGGATAGGGTCGATTACAGAGGAAGCGGCAGCATTTTTAAAGGTGCTTGTGGCAGCAGGATATAACATATTTATATCAGGAGGGACAGGTTCTGGGAAAACGACATTTTTAAATGCACTGTCACAGTATATTCCGCGGGAAGAAAGAATCATCACAATTGAAGATTCTGCAGAACTCCGGCTTGTTGATAAACCCAATCTGGTAAGACTTGAGACAAGAAATCAGATGTTTGACGGGGTTAAGCCCATTACTATACGGGATCTGATAAGGACGGCTCTTCGAATGCGTCCCGAGAGAATTGTGGTTGGTGAATGCCGGGGAGAAGAGGCACTTGATATGCTGCAGGCAATGAATACCGGGCATGATGGAAGTTTATCAACAGGGCACGCAAATTCATGCAGGGATATGTTGAGTCGGCTCGAAACAATGGTGCTGATGGGAATGGAGCTGCCACTTGCTGCGATACGAAGTCAGATTGCATCAGGGTTAGATATTCTGGTCCATCTTGGAAGAATGAGAGATAAAAGCCGTAAAGTGCTGGCAATTACAGAAGTAATCGGCATGCAGGATGGGGAGATTGTGTTGAAAGACCTGTATCGTTATGTGGAAAAATCACCGGATGTGGAAATGGCTTGTGGAAAATTACAGCAGATGGGAACACTATTTAACCAGGAAAAATGTAAAAGGGCAGGAATTACGCTTACAGATACGGGGGAATAA
- a CDS encoding prepilin peptidase, whose translation MNLTLLTHLTMAVVMDFGNGRISNRLIVSGLIWGLAFRLLGEGSAGAVHFLMNISIPVILLFLLFSLHIMGAGDIKLFSIAGGFLTLTQLCYLIPAAFVVGAVIGAGKIVYKKLTVGYAIGTKTFMHFSTAILIGYFIVVWGWAIA comes from the coding sequence ATGAATCTTACATTGCTGACGCATCTTACGATGGCGGTGGTGATGGATTTCGGAAACGGCAGGATCAGTAACCGGCTGATTGTTTCCGGATTAATTTGGGGACTTGCATTTCGACTGCTGGGGGAAGGAAGTGCAGGTGCAGTTCATTTTCTGATGAATATTTCTATTCCGGTTATCTTATTATTTCTTTTATTTAGTCTGCACATAATGGGGGCAGGCGATATCAAGTTATTTTCCATTGCAGGAGGTTTTCTGACACTGACACAGCTTTGTTATCTGATACCTGCAGCGTTTGTGGTAGGGGCTGTCATAGGAGCAGGAAAGATCGTTTATAAAAAATTAACGGTTGGTTATGCAATTGGAACAAAGACATTCATGCATTTTTCAACAGCAATTTTAATTGGATATTTTATCGTGGTCTGGGGGTGGGCTATTGCATAA